A part of Scleropages formosus chromosome 3, fSclFor1.1, whole genome shotgun sequence genomic DNA contains:
- the LOC108935278 gene encoding coagulation factor XIII B chain-like isoform X1: MDIMKLYMILAVSITWSVAISIPPDCPPPPRVEYGLIVGEYQRVYRQHSQVTYACHEMYKIKGNGVSICINGEWKNVPMCEKKRETCGNPERLENGYILDQYQNEVMYRCNAHFTLSGPDTVRCIDGHWSELPTCLKPCQIPTRIDAWHNIEHIEGSLLKHGDTTYVYCKHGFRSYTDQSYQHYGVGKCNDGEITYPLCEKVNSERKPHIGPGERKEEQPRNTGQTCGPLLKLENGDIVESNQMEVTYKCNRHFKLRGSSKARCINGRWSELPTCLHPCVVPAVIDARFNLQNIPETQYVEEGGHILLYCKSGAYIDRYHYGWGVCQNGVMLYPMCKFNIVFNAL, encoded by the exons ATGGACATTATGAAACTGTATATGATTCTTGCTGTTTCCATCACTTGGTCTGTGGCAATTAGCATAC CACCAGACTGCCCTCCTCCACCCCGTGTGGAATATGGACTGATCGTAGGGGAATATCAAAGGGTGTACAGACAGCACTCACAGGTGACCTATGCATGTCATGAAATGTACAAGATTAAAGGTAATGGTGTTAGTATTTGCATCAACGGGGAATGGAAAAATGTCCCTATGTGTGAAAAGAAAC GTGAAACATGTGGAAACCCTGAAAGACTTGAAAACGGATATATACTCGATCAGTATCAAAATGAGGTTATGTATCGGTGTAACGCACATTTCACACTTAGTGGACCCGACACAGTAAGATGTATTGATGGACACTGGTCTGAACTTCCCACTTGCTTaa AACCATGCCAAATACCAACAAGAATAGATGCATGGCATAATATTGAACATATAGAAGGCTCATTACTTAAACATGGAGATACTACATATGTTTATTGCAAGCATGGTTTTCGATCGTATACGGATCAAAGTTACCAGCATTATGGTGTTGGAAAGTGTAATGATGGAGAGATAACGTACCCATTAt GTGAAAAGGTCAACAGTGAACGAAAGCCTCACATTG GTCCaggggaaagaaaagaagaacagCCCAGGAACACTG GTCAAACGTGTGGGCCACTTCTTAAACTTGAAAACGGAGATATAGTGGAATCCAATCAAATGGAAGTTACATATAAGTGTAACAGGCATTTCAAACTTAGAGGCTCCTCAAAAGCGAGATGCATTAATGGAAGATGGTCTGAACTTCCCACTTGTTTAC ACCCATGTGTGGTACCAGCAGTAATTGATGCCAGATTTAATCTTCAAAATATTCCTGAAACTCAGTATGTTGAAGAAGGAGgtcatattttattatactgCAAAAGTGGAGCATACATAGATCGATATCATTACGGCTGGGGAGTGTGTCAAAATGGAGTTATGCTCTACCCTATGTGTAAGTTCAACATAGTTTTTAACGCACTTTAA
- the zbtb41 gene encoding zinc finger and BTB domain-containing protein 41 has translation MKRKNLFKRRDSDGCKEKERQTEVAATSCPASAPSTDGLGGCGSPHSSNATSQQKKLLSSRQNDNNFLQFLNDDRQKTPSFCDLVVVVDGKRYSAHKVVLAFGSSYFHTRLVESPDTALLTLDHMDHSAFQHLLKFLYTSEFVISEKEIPMLVEAATLLDIRDAVRLLTSKEVPSISGQEQQAPVKEIETNPKPTEGISRTPSSSRCAHCSRTFCYRKSLENHVARRHSACESSEGRQGDSNTEVSLMARRSARRRRCPVKFEEGGAEGVVMSDKSSPSSANSEETPISAAEENGEDEEGDGEGRDVDSQSALDRGDELYEEDSDDTEKDEQNGSEAEEHSAGTDALDHVYPEGLTPVVVQIANKKILKCPKCEKTFDRAGKYESHTRVHTGEKPFQCDICQQCYSTKSNLTVHKKKHNSEIPFQKKEHKCPFCNKLHASKKTLAKHVRRFHSDQIQEFLSMKKRKSEGWKCDICHKSFTRRPHLEEHMILHSQDRPFKCTYCDDYFKSRFARLKHQEKYHLGPFPCDICGRQFNDTGNRKRHIECTHGGKRKWTCFICGKSVRERTTLKEHLRIHSGEKPHLCSICGQSFRHGSSYRLHLRVHHDDKRYECDECGKTFIRHDHLTKHKKIHSGEKAHQCEECGKCFRRHDHLTVHYRSVHLGEKVWQKYKAALHQCEVCKKEFKGKSSLEMHFRTHSGEKPYRCPTCNQTFRIKKTLTKHMVIHSDARPFNCPHCSATFKRKDKLKYHMDHVHGTKAPEESPAGTGEEKAAGHRASYRNEVYPSEQKANIHDAPADVCVPVALVPVPMPEVTSQTGLVGPGPPLILQSQSEGQPTAEYQPPADLVFLEKYTLTPQPANIVHPVRPDQMLDPRDQSYLGTLLGLDSAAPVQNISNSDHAH, from the exons atgaaaaggaaaaatcttTTTAAGCGACGGGACAGCGATGGctgcaaagaaaaggaaagacaaACAGAGGTTGCagccaccagctgccctgctTCTGCTCCCTCCACAGATGGGTTGGGTGGCTGTGGAAGCCCCCATTCCTCAAACGCAACCTCACagcaaaaaaagcttttaagtTCTCGGCAGAACGATAACAACTTCCTTCAGTTTTTAAACGACGACCGGCAGAAGACGCCGTCGTTTTGTGACCTTGTCGTTGTCGTGGACGGAAAGAGATACAGCGCGCACAAAGTGGTGTTGGCCTTTGGGAGCAGCTACTTTCACACGCGTCTAGTTGAAAGCCCCGACACGGCCCTCCTGACTCTCGACCACATGGACCACTCTGCCTTCCAGCACCTGCTCAAGTTTTTGTATACTTCTGAATTTGTCATTTCTGAGAAGGAGATTCCAATGCTGGTAGAAGCTGCCACACTCCTAGACATTAGGGATGCTGTGAGATTGCTCACCAGCAAAGAGGTGCCTTCCATCTCAGGCCAGGAGCAGCAGGCACCAGTAAAGGAGATTGAGACCAATCCAAAGCCTACTGAGGGCATCTCCAGGACCCCGAGCAGCAGCCGGTGTGCTCACTGCAGCCGCACCTTCTGCTACAGAAAATCCCTGGAGAACCATGTGGCCAGGAGGCACAGTGCTTGTGAGAGCTCCGAGGGAAGGCAGGGAGATTCCAATACAGAAGTGTCCCTCATGGCCAGGAGGTCAGCACGCAGGAGGAGGTGTCCGGTCAAATTTGAGGAGGGCGGTGCTGAAGGGGTGGTCATGTCAGACAAGAGCAGTCCTAGCAGTGCCAACAGCGAGGAGACACCCATTTCAGCAGCAGAAGAGAATggggaggatgaggaaggaGATGGAGAGGGCAGGGATGTCGACAGTCAGAGTGCGTTGGACAGAGGTGATGAACTGTACGAGGAGGATTCAGACGATACAGAGAAAGATGAGCAGAATGGTAGTGAAgcggaggagcacagtgctggAACTGATGCCCTGGATCACGTTTATCCGGAGGGGCTGACGCCGGTTGTTGTTCAAATTGccaacaaaaaaattctgaaatgtccCAAATGTGAAAAGACATTTGACCGAGCAG GGAAGTATGAGAGCCACACGCGAGTTCACACTGGGGAGAAGCCATTTCAATGCGACATCTGCCAACAGTGCTATTCGACCAAGTCAAACCTCACAGTGcacaagaaaaaacacaacagtgaaaTACCATTCCAAAAGAAAGAACACAAGTGCCCCTTCTGCAATAAGCTGCATGCAAGCAAGAAAACATTAGCTAAGCATGTTAGAAG GTTCCACTCTGACCAAATTCAAGAGTTTCTTTCaatgaagaagagaaaaagcgAAGGCTGGAAATGTGAT atctGCCATAAGTCCTTTACTCGGCGGCCCCATCTTGAGGAGCACATGATCTTGCACTCCCAGGACAGGCCCTTTAAGTGCACGTACTGCGATGACTACTTCAAGTCAAGGTTTGCACGGCTGAAGCACCAAGAGAAGTACCATTTAG GACCATTTCCATGTGACATCTGTGGGAGACAGTTCAATGACACAGGAAACCGGAAGCGCCACATTGAATGCACCCATGGAGGAAAGAGGAAGTGGACCTGCTTCATTTGTGGGAAATCTGTACGAGAGAG AACAACTTTGAAGGAACATCTGAGGATTCACAGTGGGGAGAAGCCTCACCTTTGCAGTATATGTGGTCAGAGTTTCCGACATGGAAGTTCCTACAg ACTACATCTTAGAGTCCACCACGATGACAAACGCTACGAGTGTGATGAATGTGGGAAAACGTTCATCCGGCATGACCATCTGaccaaacataaaaaaatacactctg GAGAGAAAGCTCATCAGTGTGAAGAGTGCGGAAAGTGTTTTCGGCGCCACGACCACCTtacagtacattacaggagcGTTCACCTGGGAGAAAAAGTCTGGCAGAA GTACAAAGCAGCCCTGCATCAGTGTGAAGTCTGTAAGAAAGAATTCAAAGGAAAGTCAAGCTTGGAGATGCATTTCAGGACACATTCAG GGGAGAAACCTTACAGATGCCCCACTTGCAACCAGACTTTTCGTATTAAGAAGACCTTAACAAAGCATATGGTGATACACTCCGACGCCCGGCCATTCAACTGTCCACACTGCAGCGCCACCTTTAAGAGGAAAGACAAGTTGAAGTACCACATGGATCACGTCCATGGAACTAAGGCACCCGAGGAGTCTCCTGCAGGGACAGGCGAGGAGAAGGCTGCTGGCCATCGGGCCTCATACCGTAATGAGGTGTACCCCTCTGAGCAGAAGGCCAACATCCACGATGCCCcagctgatgtgtgtgtacctgtagCACTTGTTCCTGTTCCGATGCCAGAGGTCACCAGTCAGACTGGCCTTGTAGGGCCTGGCCCCCCACTAATTCTCCAGTCTCAGTCAGAGGGGCAACCTACAGCAGAGTACCAGCCACCCGCTGACCTGGTTTTCTTGGAGAAATACACGTTGACTCCCCAGCCAGCCAATATTGTCCATCCGGTGCGGCCTGACCAGATGCTTGACCCCAGAGACCAGTCTTACCTGGGTACTTTGCTTGGGTTGGATTCTGCTGCCCCAgtacaaaacatttcaaattctgATCATGCTCACTGA
- the LOC108935278 gene encoding coagulation factor XIII B chain-like isoform X2, translating to MDIMKLYMILAVSITWSVAISIPPDCPPPPRVEYGLIVGEYQRVYRQHSQVTYACHEMYKIKGNGVSICINGEWKNVPMCEKKQPCQIPTRIDAWHNIEHIEGSLLKHGDTTYVYCKHGFRSYTDQSYQHYGVGKCNDGEITYPLCEKVNSERKPHIGPGERKEEQPRNTGQTCGPLLKLENGDIVESNQMEVTYKCNRHFKLRGSSKARCINGRWSELPTCLHPCVVPAVIDARFNLQNIPETQYVEEGGHILLYCKSGAYIDRYHYGWGVCQNGVMLYPMCKFNIVFNAL from the exons ATGGACATTATGAAACTGTATATGATTCTTGCTGTTTCCATCACTTGGTCTGTGGCAATTAGCATAC CACCAGACTGCCCTCCTCCACCCCGTGTGGAATATGGACTGATCGTAGGGGAATATCAAAGGGTGTACAGACAGCACTCACAGGTGACCTATGCATGTCATGAAATGTACAAGATTAAAGGTAATGGTGTTAGTATTTGCATCAACGGGGAATGGAAAAATGTCCCTATGTGTGAAAAGAAAC AACCATGCCAAATACCAACAAGAATAGATGCATGGCATAATATTGAACATATAGAAGGCTCATTACTTAAACATGGAGATACTACATATGTTTATTGCAAGCATGGTTTTCGATCGTATACGGATCAAAGTTACCAGCATTATGGTGTTGGAAAGTGTAATGATGGAGAGATAACGTACCCATTAt GTGAAAAGGTCAACAGTGAACGAAAGCCTCACATTG GTCCaggggaaagaaaagaagaacagCCCAGGAACACTG GTCAAACGTGTGGGCCACTTCTTAAACTTGAAAACGGAGATATAGTGGAATCCAATCAAATGGAAGTTACATATAAGTGTAACAGGCATTTCAAACTTAGAGGCTCCTCAAAAGCGAGATGCATTAATGGAAGATGGTCTGAACTTCCCACTTGTTTAC ACCCATGTGTGGTACCAGCAGTAATTGATGCCAGATTTAATCTTCAAAATATTCCTGAAACTCAGTATGTTGAAGAAGGAGgtcatattttattatactgCAAAAGTGGAGCATACATAGATCGATATCATTACGGCTGGGGAGTGTGTCAAAATGGAGTTATGCTCTACCCTATGTGTAAGTTCAACATAGTTTTTAACGCACTTTAA
- the LOC108934989 gene encoding protein crumbs homolog 1-like, with protein sequence MSPLSYGVQNVKRVISKYSESSIEGALCEGNIDECNPNPCQNGGTCENSFDGYTCHCPQQSQEGIFYGGDNCTEVLLGCDDHKCENGGVCSPFLSDTQHGYICSCPSGFTGTECQKSTTFSLETTGYVHLETPLPDTEVNVNVSLGFRTLRDEGLLFQRKIGSSIITLKLVNGCLHLHSVRGGEEGSAVELLHKVTDGQWHSVEVSLGRGLLRLRLLEASCGANCEIHMSAESSASLSDPINSSMWLGGVQDQRHYGQSKFTGCLRDVRVESWVAVPSSWPEGSAVNVTLGCIERDRCQDSPCRERGKCVNLWLDYQCECQRPFEGLDCSEEYVSGRFGHTELDSYAVFMVSDNLTEDFEVSMFVRTRQQRGPLLILANRTSQHLGLWLEDGKVKVQAGHLEKLTAQLTISDGTFHLVSVRIKQGRMALFQSTRKQGEVACGPLQVQPGDRAYLGGLAERHATVSLGGYFKGCLQDVRVNGRRLQFYPLSSTVSSYSLEHLVNVARGCTGDNACRNNPCQNGGVCHPMWDDFTCSCPPSTTGRHCEEVRWCELSPCPSSATCQPIAHGFDCFSNATFDDDSNIMFYKSNGKITRNLSSISFSIRTRKRDSAILHAEKGQQFVTISIQDSHLLMELLTGHDSTKLSLNSQVPISDGKWHSAEFSMVSPSSLSSAWVAVLDDVRSPSSSITTGNLDFLKENVDILLGGFGPDVGGNLVGCLSTVKIGGIPLSYYSSSELSASRTQEEQFIKMSPDEALIGCSGTSVCSPSPCLYGGTCLDLFNLFNCSCPAGWTGPRCELNTDTCASGPCIHGNCSILLPEYEYRCDCQAGYTGTNCEAPLDTCLTHQCGPGATCLKGINSYSCLCPENSTGAYCYEKVEEVPWYIEPGRRPKLPVSVCGNELSNYTCFNGGNCSDSSTTMCECQSGFTGHRCELEVDECKSNPCLNSGYCRNLVNRFQCVCQMSFAGERCQVDVSDIYFYVSLLLWQNLFQLLSYLILRMEDEAEVEWGANDG encoded by the exons ATGAGTCCTTTATCTTATGGTGTGCAGAATGTTAAAAG GGTGATATCTAAGTATAGCGAATCTTCCATTGAAGGTGCCTTGTGTGAAGGGAACATTGATGAATGCAATCCAAACCCGTGCCAGAATGGAGGCACGTGTGAGAACAGCTTCGACGGGTACACGTGTCACTGTCCACAGCAGAGCCAAGAGGGCATCTTTTATGGAGGAGATAACTGCACAGAGGTTCTGCTGGGCTGCGACGACCATAAGTGTGAAAATGGTGGTGTGTGCTCCCCCTTCCTAAGTGACACACAGCATGGCTATATATGCAGTTGTCCCAGTGGCTTCACAGGCACTGAGTGCCAGAAGTCTACAACCTTCTCCTTGGAGACCACTGGTTACGTCCATTTGGAAACCCCACTTCCAGATACAGAAGTGAATGTAAACGTGAGCCTTGGTTTTAGGACCCTGCGGGACGAAGGGCTGCTGTTCCAGCGGAAGATCGGGAGCTCGATCATCACACTGAAGCTGGTCAATGGCTGCCTTCATCTCCACAGTGtgagaggaggtgaggagggCTCAGCTGTGGAGCTCCTTCACAAGGTGACCGATGGACAGTGGCATTCCGTGGAGGTCTCTCTCGGACGTGGGCTGCTGCGCCTGAGGCTTCTGGAGGCCTCCTGTGGGGCTAACTGTGAAATACATATGTCTGCAGAGAGCAGTGCTTCTTTGTCAGATCCCATCAATTCCAGCATGTGGCTCGGTGGAGTCCAAGATCAACGGCACTACGGCCAATCCAAATTCACTGGTTGCCTGCGAGACGTACGAGTCGAGTCATGGGTGGCAGTGCCCAGCAGCTGGCCAGAGGGGTCAGCTGTGAATGTCACACTTGGGTGCATTGAGAGAGACAGGTGTCAGGACAGCCCATGCAGGGAAAGGGGAAAGTGTGTGAACTTGTGGCTGGACTACCAGTGTGAATGCCAGAGGCCCTTTGAAGGCCTGGATTGCTCTGAAG AGTATGTTAGTGGCAGGTTCGGCCACACAGAGCTGGACAGCTATGCTGTGTTTATGGTTTCCGACAACCTCACGGAGGACTTTGAGGTCAGCATGTTTGTCCGCACACGTCAGCAGCGCGGCCCGCTCCTCATTCTAGCAAACAGAACAAGCCAGCACCTCGGACTCTGGCTGGAGGACGGCAAGGTGAAGGTGCAGGCCGGCCACTTGGAGAAGCTCACAGCACAGCTCACCATCAGCGATGGCACCTTCCACCTCGTGAGCGTGAGGATAAAGCAAGGCCGCATGGCCCTCTTCCAGTCCACTCGCAAACAAGGGGAGGTCGCTTGCGGGCCTCTGCAGGTTCAGCCAGGAGATAGGGCCTACCTCGGGGGGCTGGCTGAGCGCCATGCCACGGTATCACTGGGTGGCTATTTTAAAGGTTGTCTCCAGGATGTGCGAGTGAACGGCAGACGTCTCCAGTTTTACCCACTCAGTAGCACAGTGAGCTCCTATAGCCTCGAGCACCTGGTCAACGTGGCACGTGGCTGTACTGGTGACAACGCCTGCAGA AATAACCCATGTCAGAATGGGGGTGTGTGCCATCCCATGTGGGATGACTTTACATGTTCCTGCCCTCCAAGTACCACCGGGCGCCACTGTGAAGAGGTGAGGTGGTGTGAGCTGTCACCCTGTCCATCCTCAGCGACCTGCCAGCCCATCGCTCACGGCTTTGACT gtttttccaATGCAACATTTGATGATGACAGTAACATTATGTTTTACAAAAGCAACGGCAAGATCACCCGAAACCTCAGCAGCATCTCCTTCAGCATTCGGACAAGGAAACGGGACTCAGCCATCCTCCATGCAGAAAAAGGGCAGCAGTTTGTTACGATCTCCATCCAAGACTCTCACCTTCTCATGGAGCTTCTCACAGGCCATGACTCCACTAAGCTCAGCCTGAATAGCCAAGTGCCCATCAGTGATGGGAAGTGGCACTCAGCCGAGTTCTCCATGGTGTCCCCGTCTTCCCTCAGCTCTGCTTGGGTTGCTGTGCTGGACGACGTGCGGTCACCTAGTTCCAGCATCACAACTGGCAACTTGGACTTCCTGAAAGAGAATGTTGACATTCTTCTGGGAGGCTTTGGCCCAGATGTAGGCGGGAACCTCGTCGGGTGTCTCAGCACAGTGAAAATTGGTGGGATCCCTCTGTCATATTACAGCAGCTCTGAGCTGAGCGCCTCCAGAACCCAGGAGGAGCAGTTCATCAAGATGTCCCCTGATGAGGCCCTGATAGGGTGCTCAGGGACCTCTGTGTGCTCACCCAGCCCCTGCCTCTATGGCGGTACCTGTCTAGACCTCTTCAATCTTTTCAACTGCTCGTGCCCAGCTGGCTGGACAGGGCCTCGCTGCGAGCTCAACACAGACACATGTGCCTCTGGCCCCTGCATCCATGGCAACTGTAGCATCCTCCTCCCAGAATATGAGTACCGGTGTGATTGTCAGGCAGGCTACACTGGGACAAACTGTGAGGCACCGTTGGACACCTGTCTCACTCACCAGTGTGGCCCTGGAGCAACCTGTCTGAAGGGCATCAACAGCTACTCCTGCCTGTGCCCCGAAAACAGTACCGGCGCATATTGCTA TGAGAAAGTTGAAGAAGTTCCATGGTATATAGAGCCTGGCCG GCGGCCCAAGCTTCCCGTATCCGTCTGTGGCAATGAGCTGAGCAACTATACTTGTTTCAATGGAGGGAACTGCAgcgacagcagcaccaccatgtgTGAATGTCAGTCCGGCTTCACAGGACACCG GTGCGAGTTGGAGGTGGATGAGTGCAAGTCAAATCCCTGCCTCAACAGTGGGTACTGCCGTAACCTGGTGAACCGGTTCCAGTGTGTCTGCCAGATGAGCTTCGCTGGGGAACGCTGCCAGGTTGATGTGAGCGACATCTACTTCTATGTATCCCTGCTGCTATGGCAGAACCTCTTCCAGCTGCTCTCCTACCTGATCTTGCGGATGGAGGATGAAGCAGAGGTGGAGTGGGGGGCTAATGATGGCTGA